One genomic window of Rhinolophus ferrumequinum isolate MPI-CBG mRhiFer1 chromosome 23, mRhiFer1_v1.p, whole genome shotgun sequence includes the following:
- the LOC117015888 gene encoding RNA-binding protein 12 isoform X1 gives MAVVIRLQGLPIVAGTMDIRHFFSGLTIPDGGVHIVGGELGEAFIVFATDEDARLGMMRTGGTIKGSKVTLLLSSKTEMQNMIELSRRRFETANLDIPPANASRSGPPPSSGMSGRVNLPTTVPNFNNPSPSVVTAATTVHESNKNIQTFSTASIGTAPPNMGTSFGSPTFSSTISSTASPMNTVPPPPIPPIPAMPSLPPMPSIPPIPVPPPVPTLPPVPPVPPIPPVPSVPPMTPLPPMSGMPPLNPPPVAPLPAGMNGSGAPMNLNSNLNPVFLGPLNPVNPIQMNSQSSVKPLPINPDDLYVSVHGMPFSAVENDVRDFFHGLRVDAVHLLKDHVGRNNGNGLVKFLSPQDTFEALKRNRMLMIQRYVEVSPATERQWVAAGGHITFKQSIGPSGQTHPPPQTLPRSKSPSGQKRSRSRSPHEPGFCVYLKGLPFEAENKHVIDFFKKLDIVEDSIYIAYGPNGKATGEGFVEFRNEADYKAALSRHKQYMGNRFIQVHPITKKGMLEKIDMIRKRLQNFSYDQREMMLNPEGDVSSTKVCAHITNIPFSITKMDVLQFLEGIPVDENAVHVLVDNNGQGLGQALVQFKNEDDARKSERLHRKKLNGREAFVHVVTLQDMREIEKNPPAQGKKGLKMPVPGNPAVPGMPSAGMPSAGMPSAGMPNAGMPSAGMPSAGMPSTGMPSAGMPSAGMPNVGMPNVGMPNAGMPNAGMPSAGGEEHGFLTVGSKEANNGPPFNFPGNFGGPNAFGPPLPPPGLGGGFGDVRPGMPSVGNSGLPGLGLDVPGFGGGPNNLSGPGFGGGPQNFGNGPGSLGGPPGFGSGPPGLGNAPGHLSGPPAFGPGPGPGPIHIGGPPGFGSSSGKPGPTVIKVQNMPFTVSIDEILDFFYGYQVIPGSVCLKYNEKGMPTGEAMVAFESRDEATAAVIDLNDRPIGSRKVKLVLG, from the coding sequence ATGGCTGTGGTCATCCGTTTGCAAGGTCTCCCAATTGTGGCGGGGACCATGGACATTCGCCACTTCTTCTCTGGATTGACCATTCCTGATGGGGGCGTGCATATTGTAGGGGGTGAACTGGGTGAGGCTTTCATCGTTTTTGCCACTGATGAAGATGCAAGGCTTGGTATGATGCGCACAGGTGGTACAATTAAAGGGTCTAAAGTAACACTATTGTTGAGTAGTAAAACAGAAATGCAGAATATGATTGAACTGAGTCGTAGGCGTTTTGAAACAGCCAACTTAGATATACCACCAGCAAATGCTAGTAGATCAGGACCACCACCTAGCTCAGGTATGAGTGGCAGGGTTAACTTGCCGACAACAGTACCCAACTTTAATAATCCTTCACCCAGTGTAGTTACTGCCGCCACTACTGTTcatgaaagcaacaaaaacataCAGACATTTTCCACAGCCAGCATAGGAACGGCTCCTCCAAATATGGGGACTTCCTTTGGGAGCCCAACGTTTAGCTCAACCATTTCGAGCACAGCCTCTCCAATGAACACAGTCCCACCGCCACCAATTCCTCCAATCCCAGCAATGCCATCTTTGCCACCCATGCCGTCTATTCCCCCAATACCAGTTCCTCCTCCGGTACCTACATTGCCTCCCGTGCCTCCTGTGCCCCCAATACCTCCAGTCCCGTCTGTGCCACCCATGACCCCACTGCCACCCATGTCGGGCATGCCACCCCTGAACCCACCACCTGTGGCACCTCTACCTGCTGGAATGAATGGCTCTGGAGCACCTATGAATCTGAACAGTAACCTGAACCCTGTGTTTTTGGGTCCATTGAATCCTGTTAACCCTATCCAGATGAACTCGCAAAGTAGTGTGAAACCACTTCCCATCAACCCTGATGATCTGTATGTCAGTGTGCATGGAATGCCCTTTTCTGCCGTGGAAAATGATGTCAGAGATTTTTTTCATGGGCTCCGTGTTGATGCAGTGCATTTGTTGAAAGATCATGTAGGCCGAAATAACGGGAATGGATTGGTTAAGTTTCTTTCCCCTCAAGATACGTTTGAAGCCTTGAAACGAAACAGAATGCTGATGATTCAACGCTATGTGGAAGTTAGTCCTGCGACCGAAAGACAGTGGGTAGCTGCTGGAGGCCATATCACTTTTAAGCAAAGCATAGGACCCTCTGGACAAACCCACCCCCCTCCTCAGACACTTCCCAGGTCAAAATCGCCCAGTGGGCAGAAAAGGTCAAGGTCAAGATCACCACATGAGCCTGGGTTTTGTGTTTACTTGAAAGGGTTGCCATTTGAAGCCGAAAACAAacatgtcattgatttttttaaaaagctggatATTGTGGAAGATAGTATTTATATCGCTTACGGACCCAATGGGAAAGCAACTGGTGAAGGCTTCGTAGAATTCAGGAATGAGGCTGACTATAAGGCCGCTCTCTCTCGTCATAAACAATACATGGGCAATCGCTTTATTCAAGTTCATCCAATTACTAAGAAAGGTATGTTAGAAAAGATAGATATGATTAGAAAAAGACTGCAGAACTTCAGCTATGACCAGAGAGAAATGATGTTAAATCCCGAGGGGGATGTCAGCTCTACCAAAGTCTGTGCCCACATCACAAATATTCCATTCAGCATTACCAAGATGGATGTTCTTCAGTTCCTGGAAGGAATCCCAGTGGATGAAAATGCTGTACACGTTCTTGTTGATAACAATGGGCAAGGTTTAGGACAGGCATTGGTTcagtttaaaaatgaagatgatgcACGTAAGTCTGAACGCTTACACCGTAAAAAACTTAATGGGAGAGAAGCTTTTGTTCATGTAGTTACTCTACAAGATATGAGAGAGATTGAAAAAAATCCCCCTGCCCAAGGTAAAAAGGGGTTAAAGATGCCTGTGCCAGGTAATCCTGCAGTTCCAGGAATGCCCAGTGCCGGAATGCCCAGTGCTGGAATGCCCAGTGCCGGAATGCCCAATGCCGGAATGCCCAGTGCCGGAATGCCCAGTGCCGGAATGCCCAGTACCGGAATGCCCAGTGCTGGAATGCCCAGTGCCGGAATGCCCAATGTGGGAATGCCCAATGTGGGAATGCCCAATGCGGGAATGCCCAATGCGGGAATGCCGAGTGCAGGAGGTGAAGAGCATGGCTTCCTAACTGTAGGCTCTAAGGAGGCCAATAATGGGCCTCCATTTAACTTTCCTGGTAATTTTGGTGGTCCGAATGCCTTTGGGCCACCACTGCCTCCTCCAGGATTAGGAGGGGGCTTTGGTGACGTTAGACCTGGTATGCCTTCAGTTGGAAATAGTGGTTTGCCTGGTCTAGGACTGGATGTGCCAGGTTTTGGAGGTGGACCAAATAATTTAAGTGGGCCAGGATTTGGAGGGGGGCCTCAGAATTTTGGAAATGGCCCTGGTAGCTTAGGTGGCCCCCCTGGCTTTGGAAGTGGCCCTCCTGGTCTTGGAAATGCCCCTGGCCATTTGAGTGGGCCGCCAGCCtttgggcctgggcctgggcctggcccaaTCCACATTGGTGGTCCCCCTGGCTTTGGGTCTAGTTCTGGAAAACCAGGACCAACAGTAATTAAAGTGCAGAACATGCCCTTCACTGTGTCTATTGACGagattttagatttcttttatgGCTATCAAGTGATCCCAGGCtcagtttgtttaaaatacaatGAGAAAGGTATGCCCACAGGGGAAGCCATGGTGGCCTTTGAATCTCGGGATGAAGCCACAGCTGCTGTTattgacttaaatgacagaccGATAGGCTCAAGGAAAGTAAAACTTGTATTAGGGTAG